The genomic window GCTATTTTGCCGCCGGCGACGACGCCCGTCTGGCATTCACCGGAGAAGCAACCTACAACCTCGGCTACGGCGCCACCGAAGTGGTCGCGATGCTGGTCTGAGTGCACACGGCGCTTGAATGCAGTCCGCAAACAAGGCTATCTCTCGGAAACGCGCATTTCGCGGTCAGGTACAATCGCCTGACTGCGAAATGCGGTAAAACCAACAGATGGAGCGGGCTTTCGTCAAAGGCGGATCCGCTCCGGACAAACGCGGTGAAGAAAGGGCAAGCCATGGCGGGCACGGACTGGCGGAAGAGTTTCGATCTCAAACACCCTTCGCTGAAACCCCTGTGGGTGCGCATCCTGGCCGTGGTGCTGTGCGCAGGCTGGGCTGTCGCCGAATTGTTTATCGGCTCCCCCTTCTGGGCGATCCCGTTCGGCGCGGCGGCCGCCTATATGGCCTACATCTTCTTCCTCTCGCCCGACCGGCATTATTTCAGCACCAAGGATACCCCCGGCGAGTGAGGAGCTTCATTCGCCGCAGCTCAGCGCGTGGAAATGGTCGCCCCAATCGGTGATCGCCACCTTGAAATAGCCCTCTCCGGCAAAACGATGATCCCCGCCCCAGGTCAGCCTGCCGCCGTCGGCCATGCCGCGAAGATAGATCACGCCATTTTCGGTCTTGAACGGCAGTATCGCACTCGCTCCCCCATCGACCTCTCCGGACACCGTCGCGAACGGCTGATCCTTGCGCGCGGCGATCGGGCGGTAGCGGGCGACATAGCTGATCGGCCGGTCACAGGCATTGGCCAGTACGAATGAGATGAACGGCGCGTAACCGGCTTCCGCGACGCGGAAATGGCCGGGCTGAAGCCCGGTGATGATCCGGCCGATCCCCTCCTGTTCCGCCTTGCCGATATAGCGGCCGCGGCCCGGGCCGAGATAGATGCCGACAATACCCGAGGCCGAGCGGATGGCGGCGCCGGCGGCGCCCTCCGGCAAGCTACAGGACAGCGGCATCAGATCGCCGGCCTCGATGGAAAGCGCCGCGCAACTGACGCTCGTCATCTGGCCGCCGGTGACGGCGTCATAGAAAAGCGCGTCCAGCCCGTCATTGCCGGCATGGCCGTAGTGAAAGCCCGTCTCCGATGTGACCTCGGAAAAGGCAGGCTGTCCGTCGATCACCTCGACGATCGCAAGCTGACTTTCCAACGCTCCGCCCGGCCCGAACGACGCATCGGCGGCCGGTAGATAGACCCGCCGGACGAAGCGCCGCGCGGCGGGAATATAGCCATCATCAAGGTCGATGCGCGGCATGATCTGCCGGTCCCGGAACGGCGCGCCGGTTTCCGGATCGATCACGCAGGACGCCGCCGTCAAGACATGGCGCGGGCCGATGACCGTGCCGGTGCAGACAACATCGTCCACCCCGGTGACGATCGCGGCAAGGCTCCGGTCCCTGACCCGACCAGCATCCACCGGCTCGACAAAGGTCGCGGCCGATGCCGCGGAAAAGAAAAACCAGCCCGCGAAAAGCAGGTACAGGAAGACGGGCAACCGCGATATCCGCCTATTCATTATTCTGCTCCCCGCCCGACGGCTTCTGCCAGCCCTGCCCGGCATGGCTTTCCCGATCACGTTCCATGGCGGCCATGATCGCGTCGGCCTCGCTGCGGGCCTGCTCATAGGCTGCGTCATCGCCCTGCTTCAGCCCGTTCGGCAGGTGTTTCAGCCGCTCAAGCTTGCGCAGAAGCGCGATCGGCACCCCTCGGCGAAAGGCTGGTTCCAGGTATTTTTCCGGGTCCTCGCGCATCGCATCGACCTCGTAGCCGAAACTGCGCGCCACGCCGTCGAGCAGCCGGTTGACCGCCTCGGCGGCCGCCACCGCGCGATTGCGCATGTTGTTTTCAGCCAGAAACGCCATCAGTTCGTCCGCCGACCACGCCGTCTCCAGGATCGTCACCCCTTCGGGACGAAGCTCGCCCTGCCAGACCGAACGCGCCGTATCCGGCGCAAGCCACGCGTCCTTGTTGATGCCGCTCAGCCAGATGAAGGTCTGGCCCCAGTCCGGCCGGGTTGGCGCGCTCTCCGCCCATTCGCCCGGCGCGCCGGGCGTTGCGATTTCCTGCGACACGCCGACATAGGCATTCTGCCCGGGCGCGTAAAACCGGAACATCAGTTTCACGTCAAGGGGTTGAATGCGCGGAGCTTCCTCGGGTAGCGCCGTGCCAGTCGCATCTCCCGGCGACCAAGCCTGCACCGTGCCCGGTCCGAATGTCGGCAACAGATAGCGCCAGTCCTCGATCTCGTAGCGAAAACGGACCGTCAGCGCCGGCGCGTCATTCTCCAGCGCCATTTGCAGATCCGCATCCCATAAGAGACTGGTTGTCGACGGCTCGTCCGCCGGCGACGCTGAAGGGGTGAAGCTCGCGCTGTAGCCCTGCCCCCGCGCCTCGACCAGACGATTATCGTCGGCGCTCGCAG from Martelella sp. NC20 includes these protein-coding regions:
- a CDS encoding serine protease family protein, producing MNRRISRLPVFLYLLFAGWFFFSAASAATFVEPVDAGRVRDRSLAAIVTGVDDVVCTGTVIGPRHVLTAASCVIDPETGAPFRDRQIMPRIDLDDGYIPAARRFVRRVYLPAADASFGPGGALESQLAIVEVIDGQPAFSEVTSETGFHYGHAGNDGLDALFYDAVTGGQMTSVSCAALSIEAGDLMPLSCSLPEGAAGAAIRSASGIVGIYLGPGRGRYIGKAEQEGIGRIITGLQPGHFRVAEAGYAPFISFVLANACDRPISYVARYRPIAARKDQPFATVSGEVDGGASAILPFKTENGVIYLRGMADGGRLTWGGDHRFAGEGYFKVAITDWGDHFHALSCGE